The Hahella sp. HNIBRBA332 genome window below encodes:
- the pdxB gene encoding 4-phosphoerythronate dehydrogenase PdxB: MKIVADENIPLLQPFFGSMGEIHTLPGREISNEHLRDADVLLVRSVTRVDERLLENTGVKFVGSATIGCNHVDMDYLTSRGVGFSNAPGCNASAVVEYVVSCLSVLSEQLGFELEDKTVGIIGRGEIGGRLERALTLLGLEVKSNDPPREAAGEQNLFSLDEVLQCDIITLHTPLTDSGSYPTRELLNASMIENLRSDQILINTCRGEVVDESALKRRLQKGDGLTVALDVWNNEPAIDVELAMLCHFATPHIAGYTLDGRTAGTEIIYQHLSRYLGLPVRHKLGQFLPEPPLRRMAFSSGVDPDWALHTAIRASYDVRHDDSQLKRTLRLDAPVRAQEFDRLRREYRVRRGFDRIKIELKGGKADLLATLSAVGFNLSSK, encoded by the coding sequence ATGAAAATAGTTGCAGATGAGAATATTCCGCTACTGCAGCCGTTTTTCGGATCAATGGGAGAAATTCATACACTGCCGGGACGTGAGATCAGCAACGAGCACCTGCGTGACGCGGATGTGCTGTTGGTGCGTTCTGTGACCAGGGTGGACGAACGTCTGCTGGAAAATACTGGTGTGAAGTTTGTCGGTTCCGCCACCATTGGTTGCAACCATGTCGACATGGACTACCTCACTTCACGGGGAGTGGGGTTCAGTAATGCGCCGGGGTGTAACGCCAGCGCAGTGGTCGAGTATGTGGTGAGCTGTCTGTCCGTATTGAGCGAGCAGTTGGGCTTCGAGCTGGAAGACAAGACCGTAGGCATTATTGGTCGCGGTGAAATAGGCGGGCGACTTGAGCGCGCGCTGACCTTGTTGGGGCTTGAGGTGAAATCCAATGATCCGCCCAGAGAGGCCGCCGGAGAGCAGAACCTGTTTTCTCTGGATGAGGTGTTGCAGTGCGACATCATCACCCTGCATACGCCATTGACGGACTCTGGTTCCTATCCGACGCGAGAATTATTGAACGCGTCGATGATAGAGAATCTGCGTTCGGACCAGATACTGATCAACACCTGTCGCGGGGAAGTGGTCGACGAGTCGGCGCTCAAGCGCCGGTTGCAGAAGGGAGACGGTCTGACCGTCGCGCTCGACGTCTGGAATAACGAGCCCGCCATTGATGTGGAGCTGGCGATGCTTTGCCACTTCGCCACGCCGCATATTGCGGGCTACACGCTGGATGGCCGTACGGCGGGAACGGAGATTATTTATCAACATCTGAGTCGCTATCTGGGCCTGCCGGTGAGACATAAGCTGGGACAGTTCTTGCCCGAGCCGCCGCTGCGCAGAATGGCGTTTTCATCCGGGGTAGACCCGGACTGGGCGTTGCATACTGCGATCAGAGCGAGTTACGACGTGCGTCACGACGATAGTCAGTTAAAGCGCACCTTGCGTTTGGATGCGCCTGTGCGGGCTCAGGAGTTTGATCGTTTGCGCAGAGAATATCGTGTGCGTAGAGGATTTGATCGCATCAAGATTGAACTCAAGGGCGGCAAAGCGGATCTTCTGGCCACCCTGAGCGCAGTCGGGTTTAATCTCAGTTCGAAATAG
- a CDS encoding PA1571 family protein, with product MQANNWRKSASETGDDEAMNGAAIIMENGEEIPITEAMIQKALKAMEDNWNPWSRQHTSMRQRQKG from the coding sequence ATGCAAGCGAACAACTGGCGTAAATCGGCAAGCGAAACCGGCGACGACGAAGCGATGAACGGCGCCGCCATCATTATGGAAAACGGCGAAGAAATTCCCATCACTGAAGCTATGATCCAAAAGGCGCTGAAAGCGATGGAGGATAATTGGAATCCCTGGAGCCGCCAGCACACGAGTATGCGCCAGCGGCAGAAAGGCTGA
- a CDS encoding flagellar brake protein has translation MGDKAAVYSPKDVEIPFEKLGLQVGDPLHLESMDQSARYHVRLIGYAPGQSVMVTTPVVDGKQLILKKDRPFTVRSVAKNKVCAFTSQVKHMALQPFAHVHLEYPKELLALQVRNAERLKVEIPTQVNSDFDSGLGDWPKEAVIIDISKTGAGVKSIVKLGDAGEEVILRFALTVADITKTFNVNGIIRNRTIMEQDDAPFRYLYGVQFTGLSDAAKIVISGFVHELQLSK, from the coding sequence GTGGGTGATAAAGCTGCGGTGTATTCTCCCAAGGATGTGGAAATACCATTCGAAAAGCTGGGACTGCAAGTTGGCGATCCTTTGCATCTGGAGAGCATGGATCAGAGTGCGCGCTATCATGTGCGCCTGATCGGATATGCGCCAGGGCAAAGCGTAATGGTCACCACACCGGTTGTGGACGGCAAGCAATTGATTTTGAAAAAAGATCGGCCGTTCACCGTGCGTTCTGTGGCGAAGAATAAAGTGTGCGCTTTCACCAGCCAGGTTAAGCACATGGCGCTGCAGCCCTTCGCCCATGTTCATCTGGAATATCCCAAAGAGCTTCTGGCGCTACAAGTGCGCAACGCTGAACGACTGAAGGTGGAGATTCCCACCCAGGTCAACAGCGACTTCGACAGCGGCTTGGGCGACTGGCCGAAAGAGGCGGTGATTATTGATATCAGCAAGACCGGGGCGGGGGTAAAATCCATCGTCAAGCTGGGCGATGCTGGCGAAGAAGTGATTCTGCGCTTTGCGCTGACTGTGGCGGATATCACCAAGACGTTTAACGTCAACGGCATCATTCGCAACCGCACCATTATGGAACAGGACGATGCGCCTTTCAGGTACCTTTACGGGGTGCAGTTTACCGGGTTGTCTGATGCGGCGAAGATCGTCATTAGCGGCTTTGTGCACGAGCTGCAATTGTCCAAGTAA
- the htpX gene encoding protease HtpX, whose product MFRILLFLATNIAVLLVASVTLRLLGVEPYLQGSGLNLTSLLIFCAVFGMSGAMISLFLSKWMAKMSTRTQIIGQPRDATERWLLDTVKELSSEAGINMPEVGIFPAHQSNAFATGWNKNDALVAVSEGLLRRFSKDEVRAVLAHEIGHVANGDMVTLALIQGVINTFVMFFARIIGNIVDKAVFKNENGHGIGFFITTIFAEIVLGILASIIVMWFSRQREFRADAMGAKLAGSGAMIAALQRLKAETQMPNEMPDTLTAFGITEGVKQGLKALFSSHPPLDERIAALAANR is encoded by the coding sequence ATGTTCAGGATTCTACTGTTTCTGGCAACCAACATTGCTGTATTGCTTGTGGCGAGCGTGACGTTGCGGCTTTTGGGGGTTGAACCCTATCTGCAGGGCAGCGGGCTGAATCTCACCTCACTTCTTATCTTCTGCGCCGTATTCGGCATGAGCGGGGCGATGATCTCGCTCTTCCTGTCCAAGTGGATGGCGAAGATGTCCACCCGCACCCAGATAATCGGGCAGCCCCGGGACGCGACAGAACGCTGGTTGCTGGACACCGTAAAAGAGCTTTCCAGTGAAGCAGGAATAAATATGCCGGAAGTCGGCATCTTTCCCGCACATCAGTCAAACGCCTTCGCGACAGGCTGGAACAAGAACGACGCTCTGGTGGCGGTGAGTGAAGGACTGCTGCGCCGCTTCAGCAAAGATGAGGTTCGCGCAGTACTGGCTCATGAGATCGGCCATGTCGCCAACGGCGATATGGTGACTCTGGCGCTGATACAGGGCGTTATTAACACCTTTGTGATGTTCTTCGCCCGCATTATCGGCAACATTGTGGACAAGGCCGTCTTCAAAAATGAAAACGGTCACGGCATCGGCTTCTTCATCACCACCATTTTCGCCGAGATTGTGCTGGGCATTCTCGCGTCCATTATCGTCATGTGGTTTTCCCGTCAGCGAGAGTTCCGCGCCGACGCCATGGGGGCCAAACTGGCGGGCTCCGGCGCCATGATTGCGGCGCTGCAACGACTGAAAGCTGAGACGCAAATGCCGAACGAAATGCCCGATACGCTGACCGCTTTCGGCATTACCGAGGGAGTCAAACAGGGACTTAAGGCGCTGTTCTCCAGCCACCCTCCCCTGGATGAGCGCATTGCGGCTCTCGCCGCCAATCGCTAA
- a CDS encoding Dimeric alpha-beta barrel yields the protein MTVSIFLDDAGKELEKRAAGKRVALVFHLKIKRSEDYLSWLRESANQCGGVRLFRVQADPVAREGMWLDEILIDEFPSPKAAVNFMTTHCERIRECFDSWAVLAVAPESPWVFRMVRWISRLIQVFKGVCDKGTPAADWKAENTAIWPDPAQMAVARSQCLDTPLFVYNLNKYKTVAEYQGESVSEPSVSGKDAYDRYAKLAGFELMRRGAFPVYGGTPICLLAGEPDCMLQDNWDKFIFVRYPQRRNLLATIEGDAFGESQKHRDAGLARVAIFMASPVGSG from the coding sequence GTGACGGTTTCGATTTTTCTGGATGATGCAGGCAAGGAGTTGGAGAAGCGGGCGGCGGGGAAAAGGGTCGCTTTGGTGTTTCATTTGAAAATAAAGCGCAGCGAGGATTATCTGAGTTGGCTGCGAGAGAGTGCGAATCAGTGTGGTGGCGTACGGTTGTTTCGTGTGCAGGCGGACCCGGTCGCCAGGGAAGGGATGTGGCTGGATGAAATCCTGATTGATGAGTTTCCTTCACCCAAGGCCGCTGTGAATTTTATGACGACGCACTGCGAGCGCATACGGGAATGCTTTGATTCGTGGGCGGTGCTGGCGGTAGCGCCCGAGTCGCCTTGGGTGTTTCGGATGGTGAGGTGGATCTCCAGGCTGATTCAGGTGTTTAAGGGTGTTTGTGATAAAGGGACGCCGGCAGCCGACTGGAAAGCGGAAAATACGGCGATATGGCCTGACCCAGCCCAGATGGCGGTCGCACGAAGTCAGTGCTTGGACACCCCTTTGTTCGTCTACAACCTGAATAAATACAAAACGGTAGCGGAGTATCAGGGAGAATCCGTTTCTGAGCCTTCCGTTAGCGGTAAAGACGCCTATGATCGTTACGCTAAATTGGCTGGATTTGAGCTCATGCGACGAGGCGCGTTTCCCGTATACGGCGGAACACCGATCTGTTTGTTGGCGGGAGAGCCGGATTGCATGCTGCAGGATAACTGGGATAAGTTTATTTTTGTGCGTTATCCGCAGAGAAGGAATCTACTGGCTACGATAGAAGGCGATGCGTTTGGCGAGAGTCAGAAGCATCGTGACGCGGGACTGGCGCGAGTAGCGATATTCATGGCCAGTCCGGTTGGCTCAGGCTGA